A single Phoenix dactylifera cultivar Barhee BC4 chromosome 1, palm_55x_up_171113_PBpolish2nd_filt_p, whole genome shotgun sequence DNA region contains:
- the LOC120103915 gene encoding poly(A)-specific ribonuclease PARN-like isoform X1 — translation MRSRWLISAFSRTLTLACSHPVHCRRFSSSATAAAATTAVAVKKVTKSNFEPALEDLRLRVREADFVAIDLEMTGITSAPWRDAFEFDRSDVRYLKVKDSAEKFAVVQFGVCPFRWDGAKGSFIAHPHNFYVFPRKELPVDGPSYEFLCQTTSIDFLAKYQFDFNACIHEGISYLSRAQEAEALQTLSSAYKDEFNNSLYNLEEHVEIPLLRTADLIFTERMKNRFHQWCDELIKSPAKNYRLEENSDSNKMQFQTVFFKMRPAVLLDGFSSHQLKLIRLVLRKHFKDLVYVRSVDENAMWKKIVVYTDSEEDKASLRKEVQEDLLRNTEARVRSAVGFRHVIDLLTSEEKLIVGHNCFLDIAHIYCKFFGPLPSSMVEFALAVHKNFPRIIDTRHLVNSSHVIQYLMKRSSKSLSSIFSLLCPRISSPSLHVASNSYVKVEVQADETGSSCFNSGAKHEAGYDAFMTGCVFAQACSHLGMKFELHSPSIDFSKNDKIQNYMNLLYPSWNSGTVIDLSTGIENPDSSYKRRYPQIVFSNIVLVWGFPSNIKPKDLKECVCKVFGPDSITLIFFVDSTAALIQFSKEDLVNEFLILKDNLESNDDPISVLHPLAKLLEGGNTHAANYETYRDICGSSISKVLFVDQAEAVGIRWKTKVENGSGETQKFASSSEITPGDNSPAVKQVIGKKNDPKRQSHHQVSCEDILDSLHASKLLFEKQVRSTR, via the exons ATGAGGAGCCGATGGCTGATCTCGGCTTTCTCgagaaccctaaccctagcttgCTCCCACCCGGTGCATTGCCGCCgcttctcctcctccgccaccgccgccgccgccaccaccgCTGTGGCCGTGAAGAAAGTGACGAAGTCCAACTTCGAGCCGGCGCTGGAGGACCTCCGGCTCCGGGTCCGGGAGGCGGACTTTGTCGCCATCGATCTCGAGATGACCGGCATCACGAGCGCCCCGTGGAGGGACGCGTTTGAGTTCGACCGCTCCGACGTCCGGTACCTCAAGGTGAAGGATTCGGCGGAGAAGTTTGCCGTGGTGCAGTTCGGGGTCTGCCCCTTTCGGTGGGACGGGGCCAAGGGCTCCTTCATCGCGCACCC GCACAATTTCTATGTATTTCCTCGGAAGGAACTTCCAGTCGATGGACCATCATATGAATTTCTCTGCCAGACAACTTCAATAGACTTTCTCGCCAAATATCAATTTGATTTCAATGCATGCATACATGAAG GAATATCTTATTTATCCAGAGCACAAGAGGCAGAAGCTCTCCAGACCTTATCTTCAGCATACAAGGATGAATTCAATAATTCCTTATATAACCTGGAAGAGCATGTAGAAATACCATTATTGAGAACTGCTGATCTTATTTTCACTGAACGGATGAAGAACAGATTCCACCAATGGTGTGATGAATTAATAAAGAGTCCAGCCAAGAACTATCGTTTGGAAGAAAATTCTGATAGCAATAAAATGCAATTTCAGacagttttctttaagatgcgTCCGGCAGTTTTGCTGGATGGCTTCAGCTCCCACCAACTGAAGTTGATTCGGCTG GTTTTAAGAAAGCACTTCAAAGACCTTGTATACGTCCGTTCTGTTGATGAAAATGCCATGTGGAAAAAGATAGTAGTATACACAGACTCTGAGGAGGACAAGGCATCTCTTAGG AAGGAGGTCCAAGAAGATCTACTCAGGAATACAGAAGCACGGGTTAGGTCAGCTGTGGGATTTCGCCATGTTATAGATCTTCTCACATCAGAAGAAAAACTGATTGTTGGCCACAATTGTTTTTTAG ATATTGCACATATATATTGCAAATTTTTTGGTCCTCTCCCTTCATCAATGGTCGAATTTGCATTAGCTGTGCACAAAAATTTCCCACGCATAATTGATACCAGGCATCTCGTGAACTCCAGCCATGTAATTCAGTACCTGATGAAAAGGAGTAGCAAATCACTCTCTTCCATTTTTTCGCTGTTGTGCCCAAGGATTTCCTCTCCATCCCTGCATGTTGCTTCTAATTCATATGTGAAAGTTGAGGTGCAAGCAGATGAAACCGG GTCATCTTGCTTTAACTCAGGTGCCAAGCATGAAGCAGGGTATGATGCTTTTATGACCGGATGTGTCTTTGCTCAGGCATGCAGTCACTTGGGCATGAAATTTGAACTCCACTCACCATCAATCGATTTTTCCAAAAATGATAAGATCCAGAACTATATGAATCTTCTATACCCCAGCTGGAACAGTGGAACAGTCATTGATCTGAGTACAGGAATTGAGAATCCTGATTCAAGTTACAAGCGTAGATATCCTCAGATAGTGTTTTCAAACATTGTCCTTGTCTGGGGATTTCCATCCAATATCAAGCCCAAGGATTTGAAGGAATGCgtgtgtaaagtttttggtccAGATTCCATCacattgattttttttgtgGATTCAACTGCTGCGCTTATTCAGTTCAGCAAGGAGGACTTAGTGAATGAGTTTTTGATTTTGAAGGATAACTTGGAGAGCAATGATGACCCGATATCAGTGTTGCACCCTCTTGCAAAGCTGTTGGAAGGTGGCAACACCCATGCTGCCAATTATGAGACTTATAGGGACATTTGTGGCTCTTCTATATCAAAGGTTTTGTTTGTGGATCAAGCTGAAGCAGTTGGCATTAGATGGAAGACCAAAGTGGAAAATGGGAGTGGGGAAACCCAGAAATTTGCCAGTAGTAGTGAAATTACACCAGGAGACAATTCACCTGCTGTGAAACAGGTTATTGGAAAGAAAAATGATCCCAAAAGGCAATCTCATCACCAAGTTTCATGTGAagatattttagattctttacatgCTTCCAAATTATTATTTGAAAAGCAGGTCAGAAGTACACGGTAA
- the LOC120103915 gene encoding poly(A)-specific ribonuclease PARN-like isoform X3: MKNRFHQWCDELIKSPAKNYRLEENSDSNKMQFQTVFFKMRPAVLLDGFSSHQLKLIRLVLRKHFKDLVYVRSVDENAMWKKIVVYTDSEEDKASLRKEVQEDLLRNTEARVRSAVGFRHVIDLLTSEEKLIVGHNCFLDIAHIYCKFFGPLPSSMVEFALAVHKNFPRIIDTRHLVNSSHVIQYLMKRSSKSLSSIFSLLCPRISSPSLHVASNSYVKVEVQADETGSSCFNSGAKHEAGYDAFMTGCVFAQACSHLGMKFELHSPSIDFSKNDKIQNYMNLLYPSWNSGTVIDLSTGIENPDSSYKRRYPQIVFSNIVLVWGFPSNIKPKDLKECVCKVFGPDSITLIFFVDSTAALIQFSKEDLVNEFLILKDNLESNDDPISVLHPLAKLLEGGNTHAANYETYRDICGSSISKVLFVDQAEAVGIRWKTKVENGSGETQKFASSSEITPGDNSPAVKQVIGKKNDPKRQSHHQVSCEDILDSLHASKLLFEKQVRSTR, encoded by the exons ATGAAGAACAGATTCCACCAATGGTGTGATGAATTAATAAAGAGTCCAGCCAAGAACTATCGTTTGGAAGAAAATTCTGATAGCAATAAAATGCAATTTCAGacagttttctttaagatgcgTCCGGCAGTTTTGCTGGATGGCTTCAGCTCCCACCAACTGAAGTTGATTCGGCTG GTTTTAAGAAAGCACTTCAAAGACCTTGTATACGTCCGTTCTGTTGATGAAAATGCCATGTGGAAAAAGATAGTAGTATACACAGACTCTGAGGAGGACAAGGCATCTCTTAGG AAGGAGGTCCAAGAAGATCTACTCAGGAATACAGAAGCACGGGTTAGGTCAGCTGTGGGATTTCGCCATGTTATAGATCTTCTCACATCAGAAGAAAAACTGATTGTTGGCCACAATTGTTTTTTAG ATATTGCACATATATATTGCAAATTTTTTGGTCCTCTCCCTTCATCAATGGTCGAATTTGCATTAGCTGTGCACAAAAATTTCCCACGCATAATTGATACCAGGCATCTCGTGAACTCCAGCCATGTAATTCAGTACCTGATGAAAAGGAGTAGCAAATCACTCTCTTCCATTTTTTCGCTGTTGTGCCCAAGGATTTCCTCTCCATCCCTGCATGTTGCTTCTAATTCATATGTGAAAGTTGAGGTGCAAGCAGATGAAACCGG GTCATCTTGCTTTAACTCAGGTGCCAAGCATGAAGCAGGGTATGATGCTTTTATGACCGGATGTGTCTTTGCTCAGGCATGCAGTCACTTGGGCATGAAATTTGAACTCCACTCACCATCAATCGATTTTTCCAAAAATGATAAGATCCAGAACTATATGAATCTTCTATACCCCAGCTGGAACAGTGGAACAGTCATTGATCTGAGTACAGGAATTGAGAATCCTGATTCAAGTTACAAGCGTAGATATCCTCAGATAGTGTTTTCAAACATTGTCCTTGTCTGGGGATTTCCATCCAATATCAAGCCCAAGGATTTGAAGGAATGCgtgtgtaaagtttttggtccAGATTCCATCacattgattttttttgtgGATTCAACTGCTGCGCTTATTCAGTTCAGCAAGGAGGACTTAGTGAATGAGTTTTTGATTTTGAAGGATAACTTGGAGAGCAATGATGACCCGATATCAGTGTTGCACCCTCTTGCAAAGCTGTTGGAAGGTGGCAACACCCATGCTGCCAATTATGAGACTTATAGGGACATTTGTGGCTCTTCTATATCAAAGGTTTTGTTTGTGGATCAAGCTGAAGCAGTTGGCATTAGATGGAAGACCAAAGTGGAAAATGGGAGTGGGGAAACCCAGAAATTTGCCAGTAGTAGTGAAATTACACCAGGAGACAATTCACCTGCTGTGAAACAGGTTATTGGAAAGAAAAATGATCCCAAAAGGCAATCTCATCACCAAGTTTCATGTGAagatattttagattctttacatgCTTCCAAATTATTATTTGAAAAGCAGGTCAGAAGTACACGGTAA
- the LOC120103915 gene encoding poly(A)-specific ribonuclease PARN-like isoform X2, which produces MRSRWLISAFSRTLTLACSHPVHCRRFSSSATAAAATTAVAVKKVTKSNFEPALEDLRLRVREADFVAIDLEMTGITSAPWRDAFEFDRSDVRYLKVKDSAEKFAVVQFGVCPFRWDGAKGSFIAHPHNFYVFPRKELPVDGPSYEFLCQTTSIDFLAKYQFDFNACIHEGISYLSRAQEAEALQTLSSAYKDEFNNSLYNLEEHVEIPLLRTADLIFTERMKNRFHQWCDELIKSPAKNYRLEENSDSNKMQFQTVFFKMRPAVLLDGFSSHQLKLIRLVLRKHFKDLVYVRSVDENAMWKKIVVYTDSEEDKASLREVQEDLLRNTEARVRSAVGFRHVIDLLTSEEKLIVGHNCFLDIAHIYCKFFGPLPSSMVEFALAVHKNFPRIIDTRHLVNSSHVIQYLMKRSSKSLSSIFSLLCPRISSPSLHVASNSYVKVEVQADETGSSCFNSGAKHEAGYDAFMTGCVFAQACSHLGMKFELHSPSIDFSKNDKIQNYMNLLYPSWNSGTVIDLSTGIENPDSSYKRRYPQIVFSNIVLVWGFPSNIKPKDLKECVCKVFGPDSITLIFFVDSTAALIQFSKEDLVNEFLILKDNLESNDDPISVLHPLAKLLEGGNTHAANYETYRDICGSSISKVLFVDQAEAVGIRWKTKVENGSGETQKFASSSEITPGDNSPAVKQVIGKKNDPKRQSHHQVSCEDILDSLHASKLLFEKQVRSTR; this is translated from the exons ATGAGGAGCCGATGGCTGATCTCGGCTTTCTCgagaaccctaaccctagcttgCTCCCACCCGGTGCATTGCCGCCgcttctcctcctccgccaccgccgccgccgccaccaccgCTGTGGCCGTGAAGAAAGTGACGAAGTCCAACTTCGAGCCGGCGCTGGAGGACCTCCGGCTCCGGGTCCGGGAGGCGGACTTTGTCGCCATCGATCTCGAGATGACCGGCATCACGAGCGCCCCGTGGAGGGACGCGTTTGAGTTCGACCGCTCCGACGTCCGGTACCTCAAGGTGAAGGATTCGGCGGAGAAGTTTGCCGTGGTGCAGTTCGGGGTCTGCCCCTTTCGGTGGGACGGGGCCAAGGGCTCCTTCATCGCGCACCC GCACAATTTCTATGTATTTCCTCGGAAGGAACTTCCAGTCGATGGACCATCATATGAATTTCTCTGCCAGACAACTTCAATAGACTTTCTCGCCAAATATCAATTTGATTTCAATGCATGCATACATGAAG GAATATCTTATTTATCCAGAGCACAAGAGGCAGAAGCTCTCCAGACCTTATCTTCAGCATACAAGGATGAATTCAATAATTCCTTATATAACCTGGAAGAGCATGTAGAAATACCATTATTGAGAACTGCTGATCTTATTTTCACTGAACGGATGAAGAACAGATTCCACCAATGGTGTGATGAATTAATAAAGAGTCCAGCCAAGAACTATCGTTTGGAAGAAAATTCTGATAGCAATAAAATGCAATTTCAGacagttttctttaagatgcgTCCGGCAGTTTTGCTGGATGGCTTCAGCTCCCACCAACTGAAGTTGATTCGGCTG GTTTTAAGAAAGCACTTCAAAGACCTTGTATACGTCCGTTCTGTTGATGAAAATGCCATGTGGAAAAAGATAGTAGTATACACAGACTCTGAGGAGGACAAGGCATCTCTTAGG GAGGTCCAAGAAGATCTACTCAGGAATACAGAAGCACGGGTTAGGTCAGCTGTGGGATTTCGCCATGTTATAGATCTTCTCACATCAGAAGAAAAACTGATTGTTGGCCACAATTGTTTTTTAG ATATTGCACATATATATTGCAAATTTTTTGGTCCTCTCCCTTCATCAATGGTCGAATTTGCATTAGCTGTGCACAAAAATTTCCCACGCATAATTGATACCAGGCATCTCGTGAACTCCAGCCATGTAATTCAGTACCTGATGAAAAGGAGTAGCAAATCACTCTCTTCCATTTTTTCGCTGTTGTGCCCAAGGATTTCCTCTCCATCCCTGCATGTTGCTTCTAATTCATATGTGAAAGTTGAGGTGCAAGCAGATGAAACCGG GTCATCTTGCTTTAACTCAGGTGCCAAGCATGAAGCAGGGTATGATGCTTTTATGACCGGATGTGTCTTTGCTCAGGCATGCAGTCACTTGGGCATGAAATTTGAACTCCACTCACCATCAATCGATTTTTCCAAAAATGATAAGATCCAGAACTATATGAATCTTCTATACCCCAGCTGGAACAGTGGAACAGTCATTGATCTGAGTACAGGAATTGAGAATCCTGATTCAAGTTACAAGCGTAGATATCCTCAGATAGTGTTTTCAAACATTGTCCTTGTCTGGGGATTTCCATCCAATATCAAGCCCAAGGATTTGAAGGAATGCgtgtgtaaagtttttggtccAGATTCCATCacattgattttttttgtgGATTCAACTGCTGCGCTTATTCAGTTCAGCAAGGAGGACTTAGTGAATGAGTTTTTGATTTTGAAGGATAACTTGGAGAGCAATGATGACCCGATATCAGTGTTGCACCCTCTTGCAAAGCTGTTGGAAGGTGGCAACACCCATGCTGCCAATTATGAGACTTATAGGGACATTTGTGGCTCTTCTATATCAAAGGTTTTGTTTGTGGATCAAGCTGAAGCAGTTGGCATTAGATGGAAGACCAAAGTGGAAAATGGGAGTGGGGAAACCCAGAAATTTGCCAGTAGTAGTGAAATTACACCAGGAGACAATTCACCTGCTGTGAAACAGGTTATTGGAAAGAAAAATGATCCCAAAAGGCAATCTCATCACCAAGTTTCATGTGAagatattttagattctttacatgCTTCCAAATTATTATTTGAAAAGCAGGTCAGAAGTACACGGTAA